DNA from Gambusia affinis linkage group LG06, SWU_Gaff_1.0, whole genome shotgun sequence:
TGAGCTTAAAAGAAATTGGCAACAATGAAATCAACATCGTGATCCAAAGACGAGATTCAGACATTTTTGATGGCTTATGTGAAACTACAAAGGGAATTAGATGATGGCTTGTCTCATCTAATCACATCACTTGTCAGGTTGTTTAGCTTTGACGACTCCATATCGGCAAATGCCaagtcataaaataaatcaataccaGGGACAAAAACATCCTGATGGGCCATCGCCTTTATGTATTGCAAAGAAAGTTTGTATGTTCAACCAAATGCATTATACTTtatcattgttttaaatttcaataGTACTGTAGAAGTATTCTAACTAACGAATAGTGCTACTTTGTAAGATGCTGGGCAGTTTAACCTTAATCTTAGACTATTTTCAGGAGCTAAAAGAAGATGCAGAATTTTGTTTTAGGGATGCTGTCTAAAAAGgacacaaaactaaaaaaggcAGATAAgacttaaagttaaaaatatttaatgacaaaaaaaacttctgcaAGTTGACTCTAAATACCAAGTAATTCAGTTCaataaagaacaacaaaacattttttttacagttaaacaCTTTCTGCAAGCAACAGGATAGTGTCTGAGTGGTGATACTATTCAGGTCCAATATAACAGGGAAGTCTATGATTAAGTGGGAAAATAAACCTATTAAAAAGGGCAATGATGatggagtaaataaaaaaagaagttttgttgaagttaaaacattttgtttcactgcGAAATCTCACAAATCTCAATCTAGTTTCAGTCAGCAGGATTTCAAATGGCATTAAAGAATCTCTCACTGGTGCTGCACAACAGATGCAAGACATTACTATTATTGTAATAATATATCAGTAGAAACCATATCAATATTGCAACAACTGCTTGGACCACCATGTTTTGATTAGTTAATCATCTAAGTGCATGAAGTCATAATCTGTGGTCCAATAAAACTTGCCAATGCTTCTTGCTTAGAGTAGCAGAATATGTTTAACAGGATAATTATACCATTAGAAACTTTTTTGCCATGTTGCTTTAGCTTCACAGTACATGTGGGAACGTACAGTAGAAGCAGCATCACATGATGATAAGAGCAAACcaataaacctttaaatataaatatataaaacaatgaACGACTGGATCAGAACTACACTAATGCATTTCTCTGAATGTGGTGGAAAATAgactaaaacagcatttttaaatgagCCAGAGTGACACACAGGCAGGTGAGTGGACACAGGTATTAAACTACAAGTGAGTCGGTGCAGAGACGTCACAAAAGGCAGTTGTGCGAGTACAAAAACAGGTAGAGCAGGGTGTGGGTGAGAAACACTTACAAAGTACAGTTAACATGAGAAATGAACAGCTTTGATTCCTTTAGGGCTCTACAGCAGAGGGAATGAGAGAGAGACAAGAGACAAGATGAGCCGTCGGTGAGAAACCCGCTGCGCTCCGTTGGCCTGGCGTCACATCAGAGTCAGAGTGGCACGTCTGACAGCTGATGATGAGTCTAATGAATCTGGCAGCCATATTAGATTTGATTTGTGCTGGAGAGCTTCAAAGTCTAAGTGCAGCTTGATCGGTAATTCTTTTTCCTAATCAatgaagtacatttttatttcaaagaacaaactgaacagaacagagTTTAGATGGTGGACTGGaattcatttcaaatgttatttaGTAATCCTGAAGGAAAATTAGAAGTAGGAGCTCTCATTATCCATGCTTCTCCTGTGAGTCATTACAGATGGTTATATATGTGAGAAGAATAGTTGTCCTGCAGCCTCTGGCTGAAATAAACTGCAGTTAGAATTAAAGTAATGCCCCTCTACCCCCGATATATTGTGTCAGAAAACAGAAGTAGAGATCAGGATTTGAATCGATGGCAGCTGTCGAGTTAAAGCAGTCTCTGTGTATGGGGACAGCCTCTTTTCTGCAAGACCATGCATTGCCAGAGTAAAAATTTCACCGTTTCACACCTACAGTCACTTTTAATACTCCATATTTACTCAGAAAggataaaagttttaatttaatatgcaGTGGAGTTCTAAAAGGCAGGTCAGGGTGGTTCATTTTGTGTGctaatgcaataaaaacaaaaaaggttctAATATAGAAACATGAATGTAATCACacgcttgttttatttttattatttatatcaaACATTCCCAACATGAAAGCATACCGAAGCACAACACAACCGTTTCTCCACTGATAATTCTAAGAAATTGACACTAATCTTCAATATTTCCAGtacatgaattaaaagaaaagaaaaaaaatatcagttaaatttaatatttgataatataataaaggtttaaaaatacaattgcCTGATATATTCATTTTAAGAGTTGTGTTTCTCTCCAGCACTGTAATCAGATTCTTCCATAGGAGGGAAACAAGTTTGCTTATTATTGGGGctgcataaaatgtttcaagttCATTATTGTAAAATCACTGTAGGCAACGTgaacattacaaccacaaaaagGGTTGGCCAATGATGTATGTACAATGCCATCAGGCTCTCCATGTCTGTAATATACCTGGTGGTTAATGCAGCACTAAAGGTTTTATAAGTAGTGATATGGTACGTAGGACTGATACTGCCAAAACTGaggaaacaaatgtaaatattgaaatttaaaaaatgtggaaaaaaattgaaaaaccaaatatatttgtaaataaataaataaatggtttatttccacatttgtttGTACTACTCCTTCGACTATTTTCCCTCAGTAATATTGTAATGAGGTGGGCATTTCCATCACTATTGCTTAGGCTGCTGTCTCTGCGACCCGatcccggataagcggaagataACGGAACGGATCCCAtaaccaaatgttttttctgatatCATGCAGCCCTAATTTGacatatatattttagtaaaaatgtagGTTTGCAGAACAGACTGCTACAAGAGATACTTCCTGCTCACATCGATAATGACTGAAGAACCTTTGATTGGAAGAATGTCACACAATTCTGTATGGTTTGGTCAAGTGTtacacaatttaaacatttacctAGATGTATATGAAAGTAAGAAATTCagagttattttaaaacattaaattgactttaaatgtatttccatATGATTGTATTAACCAACTATATATAAAAAGGCTATTAATACATAAAGAATGATTGATAGAGTGCAAACaaaaggaagcaaaacaaatctgCCCATTTCTTTGACTCTGTCAAAACTCCTGGCCCAAGACAAAATTTTAAGCTTGAAGcatcagatgtaaaaaaaaaaaaagagctgggGAATTGGAGGCTGTGAAGGTACTCATCACATCCACCTGCAAAGCTATCATTAGCTCCAACAGCTGCAGTGAATCGCTACAGTTTGTCATTAGAGGAACTGACTCCTCAGTAAGTATAACAATTAACCAGAGTAACGGCTACTGAAATTTCCCCTGAGTGGTTGCAAAGGAAAGCTCACCAACATCTGCACTTCCTCATCTCTTTTGGTTGCCGTGTTCAACAGACTTTTGAGAAATTCCCTTGTTTTAATTGTgggagaataaagtcacaacatATTGAATTGACAAAGCAAGAAAACAGGAGATGAGTGAGAACTGACCTGTGCCAGCAGTTGAGAGGCAACAAGACGGTAGACAGAGCGGCTCATCACAGAATCATAAAAGCATGACTGTTAAGCTAAAGAAATGGCCGCGCGAGGTTTACTCACCCTCTCCCTGCATATCTGAAGTCCATAGTGTCAGGTTGTCACGTAACAACTGCATGATAAGTGTGGAGTCCTTGTAGCTTTCTTCACTCAGCGTGTCCAGTTCTGCGATGGCGTCATCGAACGCAGCCTTCGCCAACCTGAGCAAACACCCTCCTGATTAAAACCCTTTATATTCACGTCCGAGGCACATTTCTCATTCTCATAAAGAATAGCATCAGAGGTCATGTTCATGCGTCAGTGTGGtgtggaaattgtttttttgtttttttagaatttcattattcaaattgggaatatatattttaaacatgtatttatccttaatatttatgctgatcctatttaaaaatacaggaaaacataatgtattaaaaatctgatgtcatttaaacaacattattttctgGCTCCTGTGCACCATAAATGTGCGAAAGCCAAAAAGCCCACTTATGACATCCTTTAATAAGTGGGATATTGTCTTCCAGTTAAAGACAATATTCAAACTTTAAGCAGATAGTGAGACATGGTGTCATCTTTTTAAGATTACTTTTGCAAACTCTTATCATTGTCTTCAGTGTCTACATGTGTTGAAATCGTTGCTATAGAAACTCTCTGtgtgaataattaaaatgaaaaaaagtagaattaaaaaaacaatcaagtaAAGCGGAATttgggacaaaaataaaatggatttcaCAGAGTCCTGTAATAAATGCAGCCCAGTCTGTATAATCATTcaataaactgtaaaatgatatgaatatttttcatgaatGATTTAACTGTGTATTTAACAAAtttgtgttgaattttatttatttaggcaCCTAATTAATAATGAAATCcaaattttactgatttatttattgaattgaAGCACTATTGaactgaaataacacaaaagccTAAGGatttttggtcaagtttctagtgcaaatatcttaatacatttcagtaaagacaaaactaatttagaagtaacttttctgcaagatgcATACTTATAACAAGACACTTTTCcaatgttacaagtgaaataatctattaaaaaaatcttctataTCTGGCacaaaagttacttgtaagttagtttactTTTAATTGAAACAAACTAAGATGtgtgcactaaaaactagaccaaaaacacttggtacgattttgtgtgtttgcagagcaGAACTCCGTTCTTCCTATGGTAGTTTTGTCACAATCTGATTGTGAGTAACAAGCAGCCTGAGGCGTGGTGCTCGACTAAAACATTTCATCCTGAAAACAGCTCTGAAGTGTCAGGCGACTTCCTTCAAACACAAATTCATAGTGAGCTTGTTTAGAAGAGACAGTCACCTGCAGGCGCGGTCGGGCGAATTGAGGATCTCGTAGTAGAAGACGGAGAAGTTGAGAGCAAGGCCGAGGCGGATTGGGTGAGTGGGCGGGAGCTCCAGCATGGCAAGGTCCGTAGCAGTTTTATACGCCACCAGGCTGTTCTCTGCCGCCTCCTTTCTATTGTTCCCAGTGGCGAACTCTGCCAGGTACCTGTGGTAATCCCCCTTCCTACAGATGGGGGGGAAATACTACAATATTACAACAGTTGAAGGCGTTACAAACTACTGACCTGCAGATGAACTACAATATCCAGAAGACAAACTTatggataaataaaacatgttctgtttGTGAAGCATGGAGCAGGTAGTTTCATGGTTTAATGTTAGATTTTAAACACAGCTAAATGGAGAAGACAGGCAAATCCTTCAAACCACAGCAAGGCAATAGTCTCAATATACAATATTTAAAGCAACAGAGCAGATCACCAGGATAAAGTTGGAAACAACTGACAGAGGCTGCAGTGAAAGGCACAAAAGCAACGATGAAGAGATCTGACAACATCAGTGGTTTGTAGTTCatctgaaaatcttttaaagtgtCATTAGAAAACCTGCAGCGTCAgcaatgaaaaccaaaaactgcAATCTTGGCTTTTGTGATTACAGAACAGAAGTTTGGCAtttaatactgtttttattgttgtaattttatgactttgtacAGTTGTTACATACAGGAAATGTGTGGACctttaatgcatgttttatgattttagtCTGCATTATTAACTCTCCTGCTCAGGGACTACAGATGGAAACTAGTTCAAGCTAAATCTGGTGTAAAGCatcttttattaatgttttttgcacattgtccacattaaataaactaaatttgatcaattttataCAAGTTGGGTTTGgagttaaatatttctttatttccatttataCAACTCACATCCTCTGACCAAGGAGATGCATTGAACGATTGCAATCAAGGCTAAAGTTGTGATtcctgtttcatattttttaagattaaatctACACCTGCTGTTCAAATAATCCACAGCCATAAGCTTTAAATTGTTGTATAGCTTTCTACAGTCCAATatgacaaatgaataaaaagccTTATGGGTTCTGCTGTCAGTGAGACGTTCCAATGAAATCCATCACACATCATtactctgttttctttctgcctgtTCAGATTTAGCAGAAGGTTTGGCATTAGGCAGCAACTTGCATCGGAAGGCCTTTTGGCTTGTTTAGCTGCTTTCAAATCTTAATGGTGCAATAAAACCAGAGTTAAGAGTTTTTAGCGTTAATGAATATGCTAAAAAGTTTCCTCTGTTACTGGAGCATGGGTCAAAATACTTACAACAACAAACCAAGTGTGCTGTAGTGATAAGAATCTAAAATAGTTTCAAGAAAGCATCTCTTCTCTGCCGTTGTCACAGTTGACATAAGAGCAGCTGAACCAAGTGATCTTTCAGGGCATttgatgttttggaaaaaaaactgtccagTAGCGCTGATTCAGCAGCTTTTCACATCACGCCTGAATAAGTGCAGCCAAAGTCTATCAGCGAGTGTGAGTTTTGAGTTTTGAACCCAGGTAAGGAGGCTGAATGGTGACATGTGTGTAGCCATGATGGGGGACAACACAAGTCTCACCTGAACAGACATTTTGGTATGCAACGGCGCTGTGGGCCGGATCAGAACACCGTCTGCCATGAAGGCCTGACGGTTTTCATGGCAGACTGAGCTGAAAACCTGGTGGCACATCATGGATTCTAATCACAAACTGCTGGTAgatcatgaaaacaaaactgaagtatCAGCCTGTGTGACTGTTATAACCAGTGGTGGGAAGTAACGAAGTGCAAGTACTTCGTTACTGTTCTTAAGTACAATCttcgtgtatctgtactttacttaagtatatttaatattggatactttcgacttttacATCCAGGGCAGTATCTTTTAGGGATGGTAGGAAACCACCACGGATTGtggcacagagatggaagcaaagcagaatgaagaagaatttgaattgataatgatgctggttaaatttatttcagctctaagtatttaatatctaggtgtttttatgggaatgtggatttttcagATCAATTTGAGAAGCAATTTTGGTAGGTgcacttcattttattgtgtcatgcaGCACGGGgtgctggtcttggtcttgacttggtaatggttaggtggtcttgactaaaaccctaaaataaataagtgtttTTTCCTAAGAAGCAAACAAGCCTTtgctacaacaaaaacaatgattcCTGTCCTCTCAGTGAGAACCACAAAgtaataattcattaatatgtTACCCAACATTCAGAGTGGAAAGCACGTACATTTTGTTGTAGAAGACCTTAGACTCTCCCATTGCTGCAGAGGGGAGTAGGTGTCTGTCCAGCGCGTCCAGGATGTCACCACAGATCGACTTCAGCTCCTTCTCCACCTTCCAGCAAACACACAAGAAACAGTCActcacagaaactgtttcaaCGACGTTCTTACAAGAAAGTTGATGAGTTGCCAACATTAAGATGACTATAGTTAACTGCAAACATATAGACCTGATCTGGTGGGCCAGTATGCTGGTCAAAGCGCTctcagagcagaagaagataACAGTTGATCTAAATGCCTTTGCCGAAGTAGACAAAATCAGtaaagatcggcttcacatgtaaaaaaaacaaaaaaaaaaacaacaaaaaacagccaatcacCAATTTTCCAAGATTAGAAAAATTAGCACCGATAAATAGAATGGCCGATAAATCGGTGCTTCCCCAAAACAAATGCTAGGTGgtagaaaaatggcaaaatataaAGTACCATCTATGTAGGCCATTGGAGTTCAACCTTTTTGCCATTCGGTCCAAAAATGTAAGGTTGAATGTACTTGAGGGCcactttctttaattaaaactgaaaagatttatttattaaaacacttgttttttcaaatagacaatatataaaaataaggcAATAAAGCACAGAAGtctaatttttgtaaaaaaaaataaataaatcggtGAATCATTGTTGGTCTAAAATATAAAGAGTATTGAACAGCTGCTGTACCAAGTGACaaacaatttctaaaatttTGGGGGCTTACTatactcattttctttttacgttGAGGTTGAGCAACACTTGCTGGTATCAGCAAATTGTAATCAATGAGTAAATAAACAcagtttattaaaagaaacatacTTTGTCTTgtacctaaataaataaatgtttaaattttatgtgtctgtaaaaatgtcaaattaatcaaaaattcaCTCCATTCTCAAAGTGTTGACCGAAGGGCCAAACAAAATCATCCAGAGGAACGCAAATGGCCCCCatgccacactttggacatctCTGATCTAGAGCAAGGAGCAAAACGTGATGGTTCTCACTGCAATTCCATGGCTTTAACTAGACCATTATGATGTCTGAGGAATTTCATATCAACAATGGAcggcaactaacaattattttagtaactaaTGTGTAAATTATTCTCATGACTAAACAGCTAgaaaatttttttgcacattaaacTATTTAAGTCTTTTCTatgaaatattagaaatgcattaaaagatggaaaaaaacccaagtaattaaattcctttttttttttaatagaaaatttaCCATATTTTTCGGAGTATGAGACGATACTTTTTCCCACCCTTTGAACCATGTGGTTTATAGCCCggtgcagcttttctgtggatttgtCTTCAACCGCCAGGGGGCTCTTAAGCAgaaatcattggaagtcaaaattggaaatcaaataagaaatgctaattttcatttggaacaagcacatgctagcagcaggtacaacagagaaatttcttcaaactcatacccCCTCATCATGGAAATGACACGAAGAAAAAGATGCCGCTTTTAAGTGCAGGGCtatcgatctggcagtacaggaGGGAAATAGAGTGGTTGCACGTAAACTCTGTGGGAATGAGTCCATGGTTCAGCATAGGAGATGCAAGGCTGTGTCCTTTATagaagatttattatttatgttccTTGTGGAAAACCGAGAATGGCGGAGATACTAGCGGCTTATAGCCTAGTGTGGCTTATATATGTACACTTccagtttttttccaaaagattTGTAGGTGTGGCTTATAGTGAAGTGTGTTCTATGGTCCGGAAAATATGGTAATATGTTGTTCCTGAAATGCAATAACATAGCATTCCTTCAGTGAACTTGAACCAGGtgaatattaaagaaatgcCACTTGAGGTGTTTTGGGTAAGACATATTGACAGATAAAGATGTTTATATTAATCACTGGTTActgctctaaatgtttttttttgagtctgtatactccaattaattaactgattactaaattagttgacaagtatttcaataattgattcgtcacaattaatctaattaaatcaataacatttttaaaagtcctGCTTGAAGCTTTCCTAGACATTTATATAAATGAAACTGGGATCCATAAGCTGCAGTATTATtccatgaaatgttttctcaaatgGAGTAAAACAGTGACTCTGGAAACGTAGGTGTGCTCATCTCGGCATGCCATTAGATCACTGTCTGCAGTCCGGCTGCCTCTCCCAGTATAATAGCTGCTCTTATTCCACTTCATAAAAGCATGAGAGTGTGCAGGGAGGATCCAGCAGCGATGACTCAGACGCTGTAAGGTCCAGTAGCTGCTCAGCAGCCTGTATCATTCACAGGAGATTGTGATCTCACAATCACCGGGGCAAATCACAGCCGCTCTGACGTGACGCGCACAGGCAAGAAAACGAACCGATGGCTTCCTCCTGCCGTGTTTACCGTTTGCCTGTATTCCCGGATCATCTTCAGCTTCTCTTCGCCACCCTTGTTCTCTTCCCTCTGTTCGATACTGCTGATTATCCTCCAAGATGCTCTCCGAGCCCCGATCACGTTCTTGTAGGCCACCGATAGTAGGTTCCTCTCCTCCACTGTGAGCTCCACATCCATTCCTGCCACCTTCTTCATAGATTCGACCATCTctgttagaaagaaaaaaacaacaacactttaCAGAGCTAAAACTTTCACCAACTGTTTATAGCCTTTGGGTTTTAGAAGGATCCTTCATAATAAGTAGCTGATTGACAGGATATCCGCTGTTGGTCACCTATGCTTCATGACAAAGTGGCTTCATCATCATACTGAAagcagttcagaaaaaaaac
Protein-coding regions in this window:
- the ywhae1 gene encoding tyrosine 3-monooxygenase/tryptophan 5-monooxygenase activation protein, epsilon polypeptide 1 isoform X1; amino-acid sequence: MGEREDLVYQAKLAEQAERYDEMVESMKKVAGMDVELTVEERNLLSVAYKNVIGARRASWRIISSIEQREENKGGEEKLKMIREYRQTVEKELKSICGDILDALDRHLLPSAAMGESKVFYNKMKGDYHRYLAEFATGNNRKEAAENSLVAYKTATDLAMLELPPTHPIRLGLALNFSVFYYEILNSPDRACRLAKAAFDDAIAELDTLSEESYKDSTLIMQLLRDNLTLWTSDMQGEGEEQNKETLQDVEDEAQ
- the ywhae1 gene encoding tyrosine 3-monooxygenase/tryptophan 5-monooxygenase activation protein, epsilon polypeptide 1 isoform X2, which gives rise to MGEREDLVYQAKLAEQAERYDEMVESMKKVAGMDVELTVEERNLLSVAYKNVIGARRASWRIISSIEQREENKGGEEKLKMIREYRQTVEKELKSICGDILDALDRHLLPSAAMGESKVFYNKMKGDYHRYLAEFATGNNRKEAAENSLVAYKTATDLAMLELPPTHPIRLGLALNFSVFYYEILNSPDRACRLAKAAFDDAIAELDTLSEESYKDSTLIMQLLRDNLTLWTSDMQGEEP